One Solanum lycopersicum chromosome 4, SLM_r2.1 DNA window includes the following coding sequences:
- the LOC101243705 gene encoding DEAD-box ATP-dependent RNA helicase 38 produces the protein MADASITSTATSSIAASTTANPPESKSWADQADEIDQAEQSSASNEDAAAEINIGSLQVDESKRDNSTLSDPEDSSIEAVTSGDTMYKSAKRFEDLNLSPELLKGLYVQMQFERPSKIQEISLPMILTPPYKNLIAQAHNGSGKTTCFVLGMLSRIDPKLAAPQALCICPTRELAIQNMEVLLKMGKFTGITSELGIPADSANYIPISKRPPVTAQVVIGTPGTINKWVTGRKLGMSCMKILVFDEADHMLAESGFQDDSIRIMKAIVKASANCQVLLFSATFGENVKAFVTKIVQDLFVQDYNQMFVKKEELSLDSVKQYKVQCPDELSKIMVIKDRILELGQKVGQTIIFVRTRNSASMLHKSLVDYGYEVTTIQGALRQEDRDKIIKEFKDGLTQILISTDLLARGFDQSQVNLVVNYDLPVRHESPTEPDHEVYLHRIGRAGRFGRKGAIFNLLCSDRDNMLMSKIENHFNHQVAEIPSWNSEEDFENALKIAGLL, from the exons ATGGCCGACGCTTCCATTACCTCCACTGCCACCAGTAGCATCGCCGCTTCTACGACAGCAAACCCACCCGAATCCAAAAGTTGGGCAGACCAAGCCGACGAAATCGATCAAGCTGAGCAGTCTTCCGCTTCTAATGAGGACGCTGCTGCCGAGATAAATATCGGATCTCTACAAGTCGATGAGTCCAAAAGAGACAACTCCACTCTCTCTGATCCGGAAGATTCCAGCATAGAAGCG GTTACATCTGGCGATACTATGTACAAATCAGCGAAGAGATTTGAGGATTTGAACTTATCTCCTGAGCTATTGAAGGGATTATATGTACAAATGCAGTTTGAGCGTCCTAGCAAGATTCAGGAAATTAGTTTGCCTATGATTCTTACGCCTCCGTACAAGAATCTTATTGCTCAGGCTCATAACGGTTCTGGTAAAACTACTTGCTTTGTGCTTGGGATGTTGAGTCGAATTGATCCAAAGCTTGCTGCCCCTCAAGCTCTCTGTATCTGTCCAACCAGAGAATTGGCTATTCAG AATATGGAAGTGCTATTGAAGATGGGGAAGTTCACTGGCATAACATCAGAGTTAGGTATCCCAGCAGATTCTGCCAACTATATTCCAATTTCAAAACGTCCACCTGTTACGGCACAAGTAGTGATTGGCACACCTGGGACTATAAACAAGTGGGTGACGGGAAGGAAACTGGGCATGAGTTGCATGAAAATTCTTGTGTTTGATGAAGCAGACCACATGTTGGCAGAG AGCGGTTTTCAGGATGATTCCATAAGAATAATGAAGGCAATTGTTAAAGCCAGCGCTAACTGCCAG GTGCTTCTCTTTTCTGCAACTTTTGGGGAAAATGTCAAAGCATTTGTGACAAAAATTGTTCAAGATCTTTTCGTGCAAGATTACAACCAAATGTTTGTGAAGAAAGAAGAACTTTCGCTGGATTCAGTGAAGCAGTATAAAGTACAGTGTCCAGATGAACTTTCAAAAATTATGGTGATTAAAGACAGAATACTTGAACTAGGACAGAAGGTGGGGCAAACAATTATATTCGTTCGTACCAGAAACAGTGCAAGTATGTTGCATAAGTCATTGGTTGACTATGGCTATGAAGTGACAACAATTCAAGGTGCCCTTAGGCAAGAAGACAGAGACAAAATAATCAAGGAGTTCAAAGATGGATTGACACAAATTCTTATATCAACTGATCTTCTTGCTCGGGGATTTGACCAATCACAG GTTAATTTGGTGGTTAATTATGACCTCCCTGTGAGACATGAGAGTCCAACAGAGCCAGATCATGAGGTATACTTGCATCGGATTGGTAGAGCAGGACGTTTTGGACGCAAAG GTGCGATATTCAACTTGCTGTGCAGTGACCGAGACAACATGCTAATGTCAAAGATTGAGAACCATTTCAACCATCAAGTGGCTGAG ATTCCCTCATGGAATAGTGAAGAAGACTTTGAAAATGCTCTGAAGATAGCTGGCTTGCTGTAA
- the LOC101243990 gene encoding uncharacterized protein LOC101243990 codes for MASDWRKSVGNVRSFVGNLTGGLRGGSNLASWVVAGTLAYFLWVKPSQELKRQQEEKAALAAASDAYRYVEKRKPVPDPQETGLIYGNKNKAKRAEE; via the exons ATGGCGAGTGATTGGAGGAAATCGGTGGGTAATGTTAGATCCTTCGTCGGAAACTTAACCGGAGGTTTAAGGGGTGGAAGCAATTTGGCATCTTGGGTTGTCGCCGGTACTTTAGCTTACTTTCTATGGGTCAAGCCATCTCAGGAACTCAAGAGGCAGCAAGAG GAAAAGGCCGCTTTGGCGGCTGCATCAGATGCTTATCGCTATGTTGAGAAGCGAAAACCCGTTCCTGATCCGCAG GAAACTGGATTGATATACGGTAACAAGAACAAAGCTAAAAGAGCTGAAGAATAG
- the LOC101244283 gene encoding AT-hook motif nuclear-localized protein 27 isoform X2, producing MDFNHYSLGLMRGESDSDAGASSGGGAPNRRPRGRPPGSKNKPKPPIIVTRDTPNALRSHVLEVSTDVDIMESISNYARRRGRGVCILSGSGTVTNVNLRQPAASVVTLHGRFEILSLSGTVLPPPAPPASSGISIFLSGGQGQVVGGSVVGPLIASGPVVLMAASFANAVFERLPLEEDDEAPANVPTTQPAASQSSGVTGGGEAAGTAHPAEGNMAFGNNYSFSAELLGWGGNAANERPPF from the exons ATGGATTTTAATCATTATAGTTTGGGATTGATGCGCGGTGAATCTGACAGTGATGCTGGTGCAAGTTCTGGAGGCGGAGCTCCCAATCGCCGTCCTCGAGGCCGTCCGCCTGGATCTAAAAATAAGCCCAAGCCTCCAATCATCGTGACGAGAGATACGCCTAACGCACTCCGATCTCACGTGCTTGAAGTTTCGACCGATGTTGATATCATGGAAAGTATCTCCAATTACGCAAGGCGGAGAGGGAGAGGTGTTTGTATTCTTAGTGGTAGCGGCACAGTTACCAACGTCAACCTTCGTCAGCCTGCTGCAAGTGTAGTCACACTCCACGGACGTTTCGAAATACTTAGCCTCTCAGGTACGGTGCTTCCTCCGCCTGCACCGCCCGCCTCCAGTGGGATCTCTATATTTTTATCAGGTGGACAAGGACAAGTGGTTGGAGGATCCGTTGTAGGGCCTTTGATCGCATCAGGTCCAGTCGTCTTAATGGCTGCCTCTTTTGCTAATGCTGTATTTGAACgacttcccttggaggaagatGATGAGGCTCCTGCTAATGTTCCTACTACACAG CCTGCTGCCTCACAGTCATCAGGAGTAACCGGTGGTGGAGAGGCCGCCGGTACTGCCCATCCTGCCGAAGGAAATATGGCTTTTGGGAATAATTACTCATTCTCAGCTGAGTTGCTTGGATGGGGTGGCAATGCTGCAAATGAAAGGCCCCCATTTTAG
- the LOC101244283 gene encoding AT-hook motif nuclear-localized protein 27 isoform X1: MDFNHYSLGLMRGESDSDAGASSGGGAPNRRPRGRPPGSKNKPKPPIIVTRDTPNALRSHVLEVSTDVDIMESISNYARRRGRGVCILSGSGTVTNVNLRQPAASVVTLHGRFEILSLSGTVLPPPAPPASSGISIFLSGGQGQVVGGSVVGPLIASGPVVLMAASFANAVFERLPLEEDDEAPANVPTTQVQPAASQSSGVTGGGEAAGTAHPAEGNMAFGNNYSFSAELLGWGGNAANERPPF, encoded by the exons ATGGATTTTAATCATTATAGTTTGGGATTGATGCGCGGTGAATCTGACAGTGATGCTGGTGCAAGTTCTGGAGGCGGAGCTCCCAATCGCCGTCCTCGAGGCCGTCCGCCTGGATCTAAAAATAAGCCCAAGCCTCCAATCATCGTGACGAGAGATACGCCTAACGCACTCCGATCTCACGTGCTTGAAGTTTCGACCGATGTTGATATCATGGAAAGTATCTCCAATTACGCAAGGCGGAGAGGGAGAGGTGTTTGTATTCTTAGTGGTAGCGGCACAGTTACCAACGTCAACCTTCGTCAGCCTGCTGCAAGTGTAGTCACACTCCACGGACGTTTCGAAATACTTAGCCTCTCAGGTACGGTGCTTCCTCCGCCTGCACCGCCCGCCTCCAGTGGGATCTCTATATTTTTATCAGGTGGACAAGGACAAGTGGTTGGAGGATCCGTTGTAGGGCCTTTGATCGCATCAGGTCCAGTCGTCTTAATGGCTGCCTCTTTTGCTAATGCTGTATTTGAACgacttcccttggaggaagatGATGAGGCTCCTGCTAATGTTCCTACTACACAG GTACAGCCTGCTGCCTCACAGTCATCAGGAGTAACCGGTGGTGGAGAGGCCGCCGGTACTGCCCATCCTGCCGAAGGAAATATGGCTTTTGGGAATAATTACTCATTCTCAGCTGAGTTGCTTGGATGGGGTGGCAATGCTGCAAATGAAAGGCCCCCATTTTAG